CTCGGCGACGGACATCGCCGTCCAGTCGTAGGGCGTCTCGCCCGAGAAGATGGCCTCGTTGTAGTCGGCAGCGTCGACGACCGGGAGCCGGTCGACGACGTCGGTCCACTCGCCGGGGTTCTTGACACAGACCGGCGCGTTGAACGACATCATCTTCTCTGCGTCGCTGAGCGTGTGTCCGTTGATATAGTCGTGGCACTTCGCGACCGACCAGCCGGCCTGCCACGGGCCCATGCCCGAGACGGTGCCGGTCATCCGGTCCTCGGCGATGGCCGCGAGCCCGGGCTCGCTGGCGTCGATGCCGACGACGGGCACGTCGATGTCGTTCTCCTCCAGGATGGTGAGCCCACCCAGCGCGACGGCGTCGTTCTGGCCGAAGTAGCCGTCGATCTCGTCACCGAACTGCGAGACCTTGTCGTTCATGACGCTGCGGGCGTCCGAGCGAATAAAGTTGCCCGGCTGGCGTGGCCCCGCCATCTCGATGTCGGGGTACTCCTCCATCGCCAAGTCGACACCCTTGTTCCGGCCGATGTTGGGGGCCGTCCCGCGGTTGCCCTCGATGTGGACGAACGTTCCGCTACCGCCCATCGCCTCAAACAGCATCTTCGCGCCCGTGTAGGCGTGGTTGACGAAGTGGGGCGTAAAGAACGTCACGTACTCCTCGCCGGCGTCCTGCGGGACGAACCAGTCGGCGATAGTGACCGCGAGGACACCCGGGATTTCGCCCTCGACCAGCGTCTCCGCCAGCGTGATTGCGGCGGCGTTGGTGTAGGTCTGCCCGGCGATGAGGTCCGCGTTGTTCGACACCGCCGTGTCGAACTGCTGTTGCTGTGTCTGGACCTCACCGTTGTTCGTCTGGACGTTCGGTTCGTAGCCGAAGGCCTCACAGGCCTCGAGGTACCCCTTCTCCCAGCTGAGCCAGTAGGAGTTCTGCCGGTTGGCGATGGAGCCCATCGAAGTCATCGTGCCTCCGTCCGACCCGGAACTGCCCGACGAGTCACTCCCGCCGGAGTCGCCACCCGAAGAGCCACTCGACCCACCCGAACTGGTCGACGACCCACCGTCGCCGGATCCGCCGGTACATCCCGCGAGGCCCCCCAGTGTGACCGCCGACCCACCGATGGCGGTCTTCTTCAGGAAGCGACGCCTGGACTGGTTGCTGCTATCTCGTACCATGTTTGCGACACCCTGATGTGGTGAACAACCCAATATATAGTTTGTGATTGAAAATCAGGATGGTTCTGCAACGAACGGGCGGTGTCGTTACCGGCGTCCCCTGTCCGACATCAGTACATCACCTTTCCGGCCGAGACGTTGAGGTCCTGCCCCGTTATCCGGTTCGCGTCGGGCGAACAGAGGAAGGCGACGGCGCGTGCGACGTCCTCCCTGGTGACGAGTTCTCGCCGAGGGCTTTCGTTCTCGGCGTCGGTGCGAACTTCCTCGTAGGACCGACCCGTGGCCTCGGCCTTCTCCTCGAAGACGCGCTGGATACGCGGGCCGTCGACCGACCCCGGGCAGATGGCGTTGACGTTGATGTCGTGCTCGCCGACCTCGGCGGCGAGGGTCCGGGTGAAGCCGATGAGACCCATCTTGGTCGTCGCATACGGAGTACGCCTGGTCAGGGGACGCTTGCCGGTCACGGAGGCGATGTTGACGATGCGGCCGTACCCCTGCTGTTTCATCGAGGGGAGGACCTGACGACAGGTGAAGAAGGGACCGCGGAGGTTGACGGCGAGGGTCTCGTCCCACTCGTCGGGGGAGATGTCCTCGCAGATCGACGTCGGACCCGCGATGCCCGCGTTGTTGACGAGGTGATCGATGGTACCGAACTCCGAGAGGGTGGTCTCGACCGTCTCCTCGACGCTCCCGAGGTGCTTCAGGTCGGTCGGGAGCGCGAGTGCCTGCTGTCCCTCGGCCTCGACCTGTTCGACGGTGTCGGCCATCCCGTCCTCGTCGACGTCGGCGATGGCGATATCACTCCCCTCCGAGGCCAGTTCCACACAGATCGCCTGTCCGATGCCGCGCCCACCACCGGTAACCAGGGCTGTGCTATCACGTTCCATGTAGCCCCAACTCGTACTCGCATACATAAAGATGAGGTTTCTCGTGGGCGACGCATCCGTCAGTGAGTCGTCAGGATGACGACGAGGTCGGTACCCGAAACCGTAAAGTCCCACGATGGAGTCGGTCGAATCATGCCGTACCAGGGCTACACCGACTACTTCGAGAAGAAGCTCATCATCACCGTGGCGACGACGGGCGGGCTCCACGGCAAGGAGGCGAACCCGAACCTGCCGACCCAGCCCGAAGAAGTGGCGCGAGACCTCGCCGAGTGCGAGGCCGCAGGCGCGTCGATGGTCCACCTCCACGCCCGGAACGAAGCGCACGAGGACACGAAGTCGGTCGAGCGGTTTCAGGCGCTCAGAGACGCCATCGACGATCACTGCGACGACATCATCGTGAACTTCACCACGGGCGGCGGTGGCATCTACAGCCGCGAGACGCGCATCGCCCCCATTTTGGAGACGGAGCCACGACCCGAGGTCGCCACCGTCGATCTCGGGCCGATCAACTTCGGGCAGACCCGCACCGCCGAGAACACCCGCGAACAGAACGAGGAGTACGCCGAGCGGATGCGCGAGGCGGGCGTCAAGCCCGAACTCGAACTGTTCAACCCCGGTCACATCCCCGAGGCACAGCATCTCATCGACGAGGGGCTCCTCGACGAGCCGTACTGGGCGACCGTCATCTTTGGGATGCAGAACGGGATGCCCCCTGGACCGCGGAACCTCGTGAACTTCGTCGACAACCTCCCCGACCCCGTGGAGTGGCAGTGCCTCGCCGTCGGCAAACACCAGCTCCCGATGACGACGGCGGCGATCACCATGGGCGGGCACGTGAGAGTGGGGATGGAGGACAACGTCTACTACCGCAAGGGTGAACTCGCGGAGAGCAACGCACAGCTCGTCCGTCGAACCGCGCGGATCGCGGAGGAACTCGAACGCGAGGTCGCCACGCCGGCCGAAGCGCGTTCGATGCTCGGGCTCTGAACCCACCCTGTTCGCTTCGGTGTGTAGCCGACCGGCTGGAGGCGATCCGGGGAGAGTTCCGTCGGTCCGTTCACGGGCGCGATCACCGTCGCGTTCACGAGTGTCACGATCGCATTCACGAGAGACGAATCGGAATCCCGCGCTCGTCGGGCAGAGCATCGAATGAAAGCAAACGACACGAGGATTAGTGGCACGGACCGACGGCCGGTTCGCATCTCCCGAATATTAAATACCGTGGCGGAGTATCAGGAGGTATGAACACCCGAGACGGCGGACGAACGCTGCAGACGACGGCGACCTCGCTCGAAGTCGTGGAGACCCTTCGCCGGATGGACGGCGCACGGGTGACGGAGCTGGCAGCGGAGATGGATCTGGCACCGAGCACCGTCCACGCCCATCTCACGACGCTCGTCGACGCCGAGTACGTGGTGAAACAGGGGGACGTCTACCAGCTGAGCCTCCAGTTCCTGGCCCTCGGCGACTACGTTCGCAACAGACGAAACGCCTACCGTATCGCCGAGTCGTACACCGAACAACTGGCTGCCGAGACCGAGTGTCGCGCCGTGTTCGCCGTCGAGGAGAACGGCCGGGGCGTGTACATGTACACGTTCTCGGGCGAACACGCGGTCTGGACGTACTCGACCGTCGGGAAGCGATTTCACCTCCACCAGACGGCCGCCGGGAAGGCGATCCTCTCGCGGCTGTCCGACGAGCGGATCACCGCGATCGTCGACGAGTGGGGGCTCCCCGCCGCGACGGAGA
This Salinigranum marinum DNA region includes the following protein-coding sequences:
- a CDS encoding SDR family NAD(P)-dependent oxidoreductase; the encoded protein is MERDSTALVTGGGRGIGQAICVELASEGSDIAIADVDEDGMADTVEQVEAEGQQALALPTDLKHLGSVEETVETTLSEFGTIDHLVNNAGIAGPTSICEDISPDEWDETLAVNLRGPFFTCRQVLPSMKQQGYGRIVNIASVTGKRPLTRRTPYATTKMGLIGFTRTLAAEVGEHDINVNAICPGSVDGPRIQRVFEEKAEATGRSYEEVRTDAENESPRRELVTREDVARAVAFLCSPDANRITGQDLNVSAGKVMY
- a CDS encoding 3-keto-5-aminohexanoate cleavage protein, with product MPYQGYTDYFEKKLIITVATTGGLHGKEANPNLPTQPEEVARDLAECEAAGASMVHLHARNEAHEDTKSVERFQALRDAIDDHCDDIIVNFTTGGGGIYSRETRIAPILETEPRPEVATVDLGPINFGQTRTAENTREQNEEYAERMREAGVKPELELFNPGHIPEAQHLIDEGLLDEPYWATVIFGMQNGMPPGPRNLVNFVDNLPDPVEWQCLAVGKHQLPMTTAAITMGGHVRVGMEDNVYYRKGELAESNAQLVRRTARIAEELEREVATPAEARSMLGL
- a CDS encoding IclR family transcriptional regulator — protein: MNTRDGGRTLQTTATSLEVVETLRRMDGARVTELAAEMDLAPSTVHAHLTTLVDAEYVVKQGDVYQLSLQFLALGDYVRNRRNAYRIAESYTEQLAAETECRAVFAVEENGRGVYMYTFSGEHAVWTYSTVGKRFHLHQTAAGKAILSRLSDERITAIVDEWGLPAATENTITDADVLAEEISAVRDRGVSFNREEQLDGVKAVGVPVDGADGQVVGAFSVASPANRMTDERFEREIPEVLLGVANEFELENSLT
- a CDS encoding sugar ABC transporter substrate-binding protein; translation: MVRDSSNQSRRRFLKKTAIGGSAVTLGGLAGCTGGSGDGGSSTSSGGSSGSSGGDSGGSDSSGSSGSDGGTMTSMGSIANRQNSYWLSWEKGYLEACEAFGYEPNVQTNNGEVQTQQQQFDTAVSNNADLIAGQTYTNAAAITLAETLVEGEIPGVLAVTIADWFVPQDAGEEYVTFFTPHFVNHAYTGAKMLFEAMGGSGTFVHIEGNRGTAPNIGRNKGVDLAMEEYPDIEMAGPRQPGNFIRSDARSVMNDKVSQFGDEIDGYFGQNDAVALGGLTILEENDIDVPVVGIDASEPGLAAIAEDRMTGTVSGMGPWQAGWSVAKCHDYINGHTLSDAEKMMSFNAPVCVKNPGEWTDVVDRLPVVDAADYNEAIFSGETPYDWTAMSVAEAGEDAWDPQIDMQPMNLADMKEVLDWKDADKPSGYSLPGVYTDDAAQEETTQLYVDRFQNNPLK